From the genome of Bombus pascuorum chromosome 2, iyBomPasc1.1, whole genome shotgun sequence, one region includes:
- the LOC132916441 gene encoding WD repeat-containing protein 13-like, with protein sequence MWHQQVFALDAKYNAQRVNKLPTLGMLYIRRRNQLLKEKFSKDPKIRENYIKLRAKLLFLRYGENLEQNSFSSYTTEEEKSEIKTKLYNIQRKSIAESFAFDGMHHVFDQHNAPVMMLKFANNDRSKLCCASLDGLLSICDAISTPPKVIALLEGHKKGVTALDWSISNDLIVSSSLDGTIRLWNVLNPENNPTCLRVVNDQQRAEVLCCGFIPINNNLIVAGNSQGLVQILNISTGIYTRNGSCKIGGKILSLTCEGSGGSIIWVGNDRGVIMSFQLESGSGRLTKLKRVQEIGGMISSLSWRSWLSKDAPWPALLVSSACNVVLLYHIIDNQGSLSLWTKYPIKHKQYLVRSTFCPQMETCLIATGSEDGTIHLLDSARKGKAAKINRLEGHATPTIALSFNYDESLLASADHQGLIILWRNRQRHI encoded by the exons ATGTGGCATCAACAAGTTTTTGCTCTTGATGCTAAATACAATGCACAACGTGTAAATAAATTACCTACTTTAg GAATGCTTTATATTCGTCGTAGAAATCAActgttaaaagaaaagtttagTAAAGATCCAAAAATcagagaaaattatataaaactaagAGCAAAACTGTTATTTCTGCGATATGGTGAAAACTTAGAACAAAATAGTTTTAGTAGTTATACGACTGAAGAAGAGAAatctgaaattaaaacaaaactttataatatacaacgaaAATCAATTGCAGAAAGTTTTGCCTTTGATGGAATGCATCATGTTTTTGATCAACACAATGCACCTGTAATGATGCTTAAGTTTGCAAATAATGATAGATCAAAGTTATGTTGTGCATCATTAGATGGATTATTATCGATATGTGATGCTATCAGTACTCCTCCAAAAGTGATAGCTTTATTGGAAGGACATAAAAAAGGTGTCACTGCATTAGACTGGAGTATTAGTAATGATCTTATAGTTTCATCTTCTCTAGATGGTACAATAAGACTTTGGAATGTCCTGAATCCAGAAAATAATCCAACTTGTTTACGAGTGGTTAATGATCAACAGCGAGCAGAAGTTTTATGCTGTGGATTTATAcccataaataataatttgattgtTGCTGGTAATTCTCAAGGACTAGTACAGATTTTGAATATATCTACTGGTATATATACTCGCAATGGCTCTTGCAAAATTGGTGGAAAA ATTCTGTCATTAACTTGTGAGGGTAGCGGTGGTTCCATAATATGGGTTGGAAATGATAGAGGAGTTATTATGTCATTTCAATTGGAATCAGGATCAGGACgattaacgaaattaaagaGAGTACAAGAAATTGGTGGAATGATAAGTAGTCTTTCTTGGCGTTCATGGCTTTCAAAAGATGCTCCATGGCCAGCACTTTTAGTGAGCAGTGCTtgtaatgtagtattattgTACCATATTATTGACAATCAAGGTTCTTTATCTCTGTGGACAAAATATCCAATAAAACACAA GCAATACCTTGTGAGGTCTACTTTTTGTCCACAAATGGAAACATGTTTAATAGCCACTGGTTCTGAAGATGGTACAATACATTTATTGGATTCAGCAAGAAAAGGCAAAGCAGCAAAAATCAACCGACTTGAAGGTCACGCAACACCGACAATTgctttatcttttaattatgaTGAATCTCTTCTTGCATCTGCGGACCATCAAGgacttattattttatggcGTAATCGTCAACGTCatatataa